A region from the Catellatospora sp. TT07R-123 genome encodes:
- the leuC gene encoding 3-isopropylmalate dehydratase large subunit, with protein MSRTLAQKVWDAHVVRQANGEPDLLYIDLHLLHEVTSPQAFDGLRLAGRAVRRPDLTIATEDHNTPTDNLLTISDPVSRTQIETLRRNCAEFGVKLHPLGDPQQGVVHVMGPQQGLTQPGMTIVCGDSHTSTHGAFGALAFGIGTSEVEHVLATQTLPQSTPKQMAVTVTGELPPGVSAKDLILALITQEGTGGGRGYVVEYRGPAIEKLSMEGRMTVSNMSIEWGAKAGLIAPDETTFAWLKGRTFAPQGQSWDDAVAYWRTLPTDEGAVFDKEVFLDASALTPFVTWGTNPGQGASLDGSIPDPESFASESERAAARRALEYMDLQPGQALRDVNVDVVFVGSCTNGRLEDLRTAAEVLRGRHVADGVRMLVVPGSAAVREQAEEEGLHEVFTAAGAEWRFAGCSMCLGMNPDTLKPGQRSASTSNRNFEGRQGKGGRTHLVSPAVAAATAVTGHLSAPADLAPVAA; from the coding sequence GTGAGCAGGACCCTTGCCCAGAAGGTCTGGGACGCACACGTGGTACGCCAAGCCAACGGCGAGCCGGACCTCCTCTATATCGATCTTCATCTGCTGCATGAGGTGACCAGCCCCCAGGCCTTCGACGGCCTCCGGCTGGCCGGACGTGCGGTGCGCCGGCCCGATCTGACGATCGCGACCGAGGACCACAACACGCCCACCGACAACCTGCTGACGATCAGCGACCCGGTGTCGCGGACGCAGATCGAGACCCTGCGCCGTAACTGTGCCGAATTCGGCGTGAAACTGCACCCGCTGGGCGACCCGCAGCAAGGTGTGGTCCACGTGATGGGACCGCAGCAGGGTCTGACCCAGCCGGGCATGACCATCGTCTGCGGCGACTCGCACACCTCGACCCACGGCGCCTTCGGCGCGCTCGCGTTCGGCATCGGCACCTCCGAGGTGGAGCACGTGCTGGCCACGCAGACGCTGCCGCAGTCGACGCCCAAGCAGATGGCGGTCACCGTCACCGGTGAGCTGCCCCCGGGCGTCTCGGCCAAGGACCTGATCCTCGCGCTGATCACGCAGGAGGGCACCGGCGGCGGCCGCGGCTACGTGGTGGAGTACCGCGGGCCCGCGATCGAGAAGCTGAGCATGGAGGGGCGGATGACCGTCTCCAACATGTCCATCGAGTGGGGCGCCAAGGCCGGCCTGATCGCGCCGGACGAGACCACGTTCGCCTGGCTGAAGGGGCGCACCTTCGCCCCCCAGGGCCAGTCCTGGGACGACGCGGTGGCCTACTGGCGCACCCTGCCGACCGACGAGGGCGCGGTCTTCGACAAGGAGGTCTTCCTCGACGCCTCGGCGCTGACGCCGTTCGTGACCTGGGGCACCAACCCGGGCCAGGGCGCCTCGCTGGACGGCAGCATCCCGGACCCCGAGTCGTTCGCCAGCGAGTCCGAGCGCGCCGCCGCCCGCCGGGCGCTGGAGTACATGGACCTCCAGCCGGGCCAGGCCCTGCGCGACGTGAACGTGGACGTGGTCTTCGTCGGCTCGTGCACCAACGGCCGCCTGGAGGACCTGCGCACCGCCGCCGAGGTGCTGCGCGGCCGCCACGTGGCCGACGGCGTACGGATGCTGGTGGTGCCGGGTTCGGCGGCCGTGCGCGAGCAGGCCGAGGAGGAGGGCCTGCACGAGGTCTTCACCGCCGCCGGCGCCGAGTGGCGCTTCGCCGGGTGCTCGATGTGCCTGGGCATGAACCCCGACACCCTGAAGCCGGGGCAGCGTTCGGCGTCCACCTCGAACCGCAACTTCGAGGGGCGGCAGGGCAAGGGCGGCCGTACCCACCTGGTGTCCCCGGCCGTGGCCGCGGCGACCGCCGTGACCGGCCACCTGTCCGCACCCGCCGACCTCGCGCCCGTCGCGGCCTGA
- a CDS encoding IclR family transcriptional regulator: MSGVGVLDKAVVILAACVDGASLAELVDRTKLPRATAHRLAQALEIHRMLVRDTQGRWRPGPRLGELANAAPDVLLTAAEPLLSALRDATGESAQLYLRRADERICVCSAERASGLRDTVPVGAILPMTAGSAAQILLAWEPPEAVMPLLPRCKFTGRTLAEVRRRGWAQSVAEREAGVASVSAPVRDRTGRVIAAISVSGPIERLGRRPGDRHAMAVVRAGQRLSGL; encoded by the coding sequence ATGTCTGGCGTGGGCGTGCTTGACAAGGCGGTAGTGATCCTTGCCGCCTGTGTCGACGGCGCGAGCCTCGCGGAACTCGTCGATCGCACCAAGCTGCCGAGGGCAACGGCGCACCGGCTGGCGCAAGCGCTGGAGATTCATCGGATGCTGGTACGGGACACGCAGGGCCGTTGGCGCCCGGGTCCCCGATTGGGAGAGCTCGCCAACGCGGCCCCCGACGTACTGCTGACAGCGGCAGAGCCGCTGCTGTCCGCATTGCGGGACGCGACGGGCGAGAGTGCGCAGCTGTATCTGCGCCGGGCGGACGAGCGCATCTGCGTTTGCTCCGCCGAGCGGGCCAGCGGCCTGCGCGACACGGTGCCGGTCGGCGCGATCCTGCCCATGACGGCAGGCTCGGCCGCCCAGATCCTGCTCGCGTGGGAACCCCCGGAGGCGGTCATGCCGTTGCTGCCGCGCTGCAAGTTCACCGGCCGCACCCTGGCCGAGGTACGGCGGCGCGGGTGGGCCCAGTCGGTGGCCGAGCGGGAGGCGGGCGTGGCCTCGGTCAGCGCCCCCGTGCGCGACCGCACCGGCCGGGTCATCGCGGCGATCAGCGTGTCGGGTCCCATAGAGCGCCTGGGCCGCCGCCCCGGCGATCGGCACGCCATGGCGGTCGTACGCGCCGGACAGCGCCTGTCCGGCCTCTGA
- a CDS encoding fumarylacetoacetate hydrolase family protein translates to MRIARFVHPGGMSFGVVEGDPDAGSQGLTVRVINGHPFGELDLTDQRYAVDDVRLLSPILPSKVIGVGRNYADHAAEHGVEVPKEPLLFLKPSTSVIGPYDVIRLPEQSRQVEHEAELAVVIGATGARRVDRAAAEKAIFGYTVADDVTARDLQRSDNQWTRAKGFDSFCPIGPWITTGVDVGDLEVRCEVNGEVRQLGRTSDMVFDVPTLISYISHVMTLLPGDVILTGTPAGVSPIVAEDVVKVRIAGLGELRNPVKPVV, encoded by the coding sequence GTGCGGATCGCACGCTTTGTTCATCCAGGAGGAATGTCGTTCGGGGTCGTCGAGGGCGACCCGGACGCGGGATCGCAGGGGCTGACCGTACGCGTCATCAACGGCCACCCCTTCGGTGAGCTCGATCTCACCGACCAGCGGTACGCCGTCGACGACGTGCGCCTGCTCTCGCCGATCCTGCCCAGCAAGGTGATCGGGGTCGGGCGCAACTACGCCGACCACGCCGCCGAGCACGGCGTGGAGGTGCCGAAGGAGCCGCTGCTGTTCCTCAAACCGTCCACGTCGGTGATCGGGCCGTACGACGTGATCCGGCTGCCCGAGCAGTCGCGGCAGGTCGAGCACGAGGCCGAGCTCGCCGTGGTGATCGGCGCCACCGGCGCCCGCCGGGTCGACCGGGCCGCGGCCGAGAAGGCGATCTTCGGGTACACCGTCGCCGACGACGTGACCGCCCGGGACCTCCAGCGCAGCGACAACCAGTGGACGCGGGCCAAGGGCTTCGACTCGTTCTGCCCGATCGGGCCGTGGATCACCACCGGTGTGGACGTCGGCGACCTGGAGGTGCGGTGCGAGGTCAACGGTGAGGTGCGGCAGCTCGGGCGTACCTCGGACATGGTGTTCGACGTGCCGACGCTGATCTCGTACATCTCCCACGTGATGACGCTGCTGCCCGGTGACGTGATCCTGACCGGCACCCCGGCCGGGGTCTCGCCGATCGTCGCGGAGGACGTCGTCAAGGTCCGGATCGCGGGGCTGGGGGAGCTGCGCAACCCGGTCAAACCGGTGGTGTGA
- a CDS encoding ABC transporter permease: MTKTLTVAEMALREVSRRRGVLAILLVFPLAFYLSRRDHTGQSIRFVCLGVGWAMSTAALFAGSAARSLEPRLRLSGYRGHHLWLGRLLALWALGLALALPYFVLIRLDAQNVRYGAIALIMLLTVAVAVPFGLALSSALPRELEGMLVLLTVVGLQMMMDPADAASRVLPFWFSREIGTYAVDHTDSGYLHRGLVHGLLFLAALLAVVALGSAVRLRRRPHLRFVP, encoded by the coding sequence GTGACCAAGACCCTGACCGTCGCCGAGATGGCGCTGCGCGAGGTGTCGCGCCGCCGGGGCGTGCTGGCCATCCTGCTGGTGTTCCCGCTGGCCTTCTACCTCAGCCGCCGGGACCACACCGGACAGTCGATCCGGTTCGTGTGCCTGGGCGTGGGCTGGGCGATGAGCACCGCGGCCCTGTTCGCGGGCAGCGCGGCGCGCTCGCTGGAGCCCCGGCTGCGGCTGTCCGGCTACCGCGGGCACCACCTGTGGCTCGGGCGCCTGCTGGCCCTGTGGGCACTCGGGCTGGCGCTGGCGCTGCCGTACTTCGTGCTCATCCGCCTCGACGCCCAGAACGTGCGCTACGGCGCGATCGCACTGATCATGCTGCTGACGGTGGCCGTGGCCGTCCCGTTCGGGCTGGCCCTGTCCTCGGCGCTGCCGCGCGAGCTGGAGGGCATGCTGGTGCTGCTCACGGTCGTCGGGTTGCAGATGATGATGGACCCGGCCGACGCCGCTTCGCGGGTGCTGCCGTTCTGGTTCAGCCGCGAGATCGGCACGTACGCGGTCGACCACACCGACAGCGGCTACCTGCACCGCGGTCTGGTGCACGGGCTGCTGTTCCTGGCGGCGCTGCTCGCGGTGGTCGCGCTGGGCTCGGCCGTCCGGCTGCGGCGCCGCCCACACCTGCGCTTCGTGCCCTGA
- a CDS encoding ATP-binding cassette domain-containing protein: protein MTWLDELGRELARQGLPEGAVRHVLGETAAHLWDSGEDPVRAFGPAAAYAVVVAESMRGPAPSRPREAGPVRLEVTGITKRYGRRQVLRDVDLTVRAGEVAAVVGANGSGKSTFLGICAGLVGPDRGTVRVHGTLGYCPQGGGTSDFLLPEEHFTLVGAGRGLGREDARAAGRAHARALDWDPAPTQARHLSGGTRQKLNLVMAGLGEPDVLLLDEPYQGFDRGSYLDFWQQVAAWRDAGKAVVVVTHLLSSRDGVDTVLDLTPRERA from the coding sequence ATGACCTGGCTGGACGAACTGGGGCGGGAACTGGCCCGGCAGGGGCTGCCCGAGGGCGCGGTGCGGCACGTGCTCGGCGAGACCGCGGCCCACCTGTGGGACAGCGGCGAGGACCCGGTGCGGGCGTTCGGCCCGGCCGCGGCGTACGCGGTGGTGGTGGCCGAGAGCATGCGCGGCCCGGCGCCGTCGCGGCCGCGCGAGGCCGGCCCGGTGCGGCTGGAGGTCACCGGCATCACCAAGCGGTACGGCCGCCGCCAGGTCCTGCGCGACGTGGACCTGACCGTACGCGCCGGCGAGGTCGCCGCCGTCGTCGGCGCCAACGGCAGCGGCAAGAGCACCTTCCTGGGCATCTGCGCCGGGCTGGTCGGCCCCGACAGAGGCACCGTCCGGGTGCACGGCACCCTCGGCTACTGCCCGCAGGGCGGCGGCACCAGCGACTTCCTGCTGCCCGAGGAGCACTTCACCCTGGTCGGCGCGGGGCGCGGGCTGGGCCGCGAGGACGCCCGCGCCGCCGGGCGCGCCCACGCGCGTGCCCTGGACTGGGATCCGGCGCCGACCCAGGCCCGGCACCTGTCCGGCGGCACCCGGCAGAAGCTGAACCTGGTCATGGCCGGGCTGGGCGAGCCCGACGTGCTGCTGCTCGACGAGCCGTACCAGGGCTTCGACCGGGGGTCGTACCTGGACTTCTGGCAGCAGGTGGCGGCCTGGCGCGATGCCGGCAAGGCCGTGGTCGTCGTCACCCACCTGCTGAGCAGCCGCGACGGCGTCGACACCGTGCTGGACCTGACACCCCGGGAGCGAGCGTGA
- a CDS encoding PadR family transcriptional regulator, producing the protein MDSERRSQWLRGVLDLCVLGLLARRESYGYELTQSLRAAGLGEIQGGTLYPVLLRLQRTGQVSADWREGGGGPARKYYLITPAGESTLRQAAADWTGFTGGVGAILGEVATR; encoded by the coding sequence ATGGACTCCGAACGGCGCAGCCAGTGGCTGCGAGGGGTGCTGGACCTGTGCGTGCTCGGCCTGCTCGCCCGCCGCGAGTCGTACGGCTACGAGCTCACCCAGTCGCTGCGGGCCGCCGGCCTCGGCGAGATCCAGGGCGGCACCCTCTACCCCGTGCTGCTGCGGTTGCAGCGCACTGGGCAGGTCAGCGCCGACTGGCGCGAGGGCGGCGGCGGCCCGGCCCGCAAGTACTACCTGATCACCCCGGCGGGTGAGTCGACGCTGCGGCAGGCCGCGGCGGACTGGACCGGGTTCACCGGCGGGGTGGGCGCGATCCTGGGAGAGGTGGCGACGCGATGA
- a CDS encoding 3-methyladenine DNA glycosylase gives MTTATATRLAEPAWRARRTAHEQRVDGWIDQHLHRRRNGVKHPVHDFLFTYYSHRPAQLRTWHPGAGVLLEGGEPARDYVCADGGTVLDPALIARRADSVRWIRDLLAATASRPAQLGCFGMHEWAMVYRQTQAEVRHNAWPLRLSPAATAEVVEDRGVRCTHFDAFRFFTAPARPLNVLQPSRESQQALEQPGCLHANMDLYKWAYKLSPLVPAELVADCFALSREIRELDMRASPYDLADLGFAPVLIETPEGRARYATEQRAFADRAAPLRAALVAACDTMLAAAPSQAAASAAGAAHPA, from the coding sequence GTGACCACCGCGACCGCCACCCGCCTCGCCGAGCCCGCCTGGCGTGCCCGCCGCACGGCCCACGAGCAGCGCGTCGACGGCTGGATCGACCAGCACCTGCACCGCCGCCGCAACGGCGTGAAGCACCCGGTGCACGACTTCCTGTTCACGTACTACTCGCACCGGCCCGCCCAGCTGCGCACCTGGCACCCGGGCGCGGGCGTGCTGCTGGAGGGCGGCGAGCCCGCCCGCGACTACGTCTGCGCCGACGGCGGCACGGTGCTGGACCCGGCGCTGATCGCCCGGCGGGCCGACTCGGTGCGCTGGATCCGCGACCTGCTCGCCGCGACCGCGTCGCGGCCCGCCCAGCTGGGCTGCTTCGGGATGCACGAGTGGGCCATGGTCTACCGCCAGACGCAGGCCGAGGTGCGGCACAACGCCTGGCCGCTGCGGCTGTCACCGGCGGCGACGGCCGAGGTCGTCGAGGACCGGGGCGTACGCTGCACCCACTTCGACGCGTTCCGCTTCTTCACCGCGCCCGCGCGGCCGCTCAACGTGCTCCAGCCGTCCCGGGAGTCCCAGCAGGCGCTGGAGCAACCGGGGTGCCTGCACGCGAACATGGACCTCTACAAGTGGGCGTACAAGCTGTCCCCGCTGGTGCCCGCGGAGCTGGTCGCGGACTGCTTCGCGCTGTCGCGGGAGATCCGCGAGCTGGACATGCGCGCCAGCCCATACGACCTGGCCGACCTGGGCTTCGCACCGGTGCTGATCGAGACGCCCGAAGGGCGGGCACGGTACGCCACCGAGCAGCGCGCCTTCGCCGACCGCGCCGCCCCGCTGCGAGCCGCCCTGGTGGCGGCCTGCGACACCATGCTCGCCGCCGCCCCGAGCCAGGCGGCCGCGAGTGCCGCGGGTGCCGCCCACCCCGCTTAG
- a CDS encoding glutamine synthetase family protein, with protein MDRQQEFVLRTLEERDIRFVRLWFTDVLGTLKSVSVAPAELEAAFDEGIGFDGSAIEGFARVYESDMIAMPDPTTFQVFPFEGGGSGESARMFCDILMPDGTPSWADPRHVLRRALSKAADKGFTFYTHPEVEFFLLADAPADGSPPIPVDSGGYFDHTTHAVARDFRRQAVLALERIGISVEFSHHEVAPGQQEIDLRYADALTTADNIMTFRHVMREVALTHGVRATFMPKPFTDQPGSGMHTHLSLFEGERNAFHDPADPHKLSKTAKAFIAGILTHAREFTAVTNQWVNSYKRLFPQMIPDRISEAPAYVCWGHLNRSALVRVPAYGKPNSARVEVRSLDSACNPYLAFAVLLGAGLRGIEEGYELPPGAEDDVWALSNAERRAMGYSALPENLSEAIDVMAGSELVADVLGEHVFDFFLRNKRAEWEEYRREVTPYERRKYLGAL; from the coding sequence GTGGATCGTCAGCAGGAGTTCGTGCTGCGTACGCTTGAGGAGCGCGACATCCGGTTCGTGCGCCTCTGGTTTACCGACGTGCTGGGCACCCTGAAGTCGGTCAGCGTCGCGCCCGCCGAGCTGGAGGCCGCGTTCGACGAGGGCATCGGCTTCGACGGCTCCGCCATCGAGGGCTTCGCCCGGGTGTACGAGTCCGACATGATCGCCATGCCCGACCCGACGACCTTCCAGGTCTTCCCGTTCGAGGGCGGCGGCTCGGGCGAGAGCGCCCGCATGTTCTGCGACATCCTCATGCCCGACGGCACCCCGAGCTGGGCCGACCCGCGCCACGTGCTGCGCCGGGCGCTGTCGAAGGCCGCCGACAAGGGCTTCACCTTCTACACCCACCCCGAGGTCGAGTTCTTCCTGCTCGCCGACGCCCCGGCGGACGGCTCCCCGCCGATCCCGGTCGACTCCGGCGGCTACTTCGACCACACCACGCACGCCGTCGCGCGCGACTTCCGCCGCCAGGCGGTGCTGGCCCTGGAGCGCATCGGCATCTCGGTGGAGTTCAGCCACCACGAGGTCGCGCCCGGCCAGCAGGAGATCGACCTGCGCTACGCCGACGCGCTCACCACGGCCGACAACATCATGACCTTCCGCCACGTGATGCGCGAGGTCGCGCTGACGCACGGCGTGCGGGCCACGTTCATGCCCAAGCCGTTCACCGACCAGCCCGGCAGCGGCATGCACACCCACCTGTCGCTGTTCGAGGGCGAGCGCAACGCGTTCCACGACCCGGCCGACCCGCACAAGCTGTCGAAGACGGCCAAGGCGTTCATCGCGGGCATCCTGACTCACGCCCGGGAGTTCACGGCGGTCACCAACCAGTGGGTCAACTCGTACAAGCGGCTGTTCCCGCAGATGATCCCGGACCGGATCTCCGAGGCGCCCGCGTACGTCTGCTGGGGCCACCTCAACCGCTCCGCCCTGGTGCGCGTCCCGGCGTACGGCAAGCCCAACTCGGCCCGGGTCGAGGTGCGCTCGCTGGACTCGGCGTGCAACCCGTACCTGGCGTTCGCGGTGCTGCTCGGGGCCGGCCTGCGCGGCATCGAGGAGGGCTACGAGCTGCCCCCGGGCGCCGAGGACGACGTGTGGGCGCTGTCGAACGCCGAGCGCCGCGCGATGGGCTACTCGGCCCTGCCGGAGAACCTGTCCGAGGCGATCGACGTCATGGCCGGGTCCGAGCTGGTCGCCGACGTGCTCGGCGAGCACGTGTTCGACTTCTTCCTGCGCAACAAGCGCGCGGAGTGGGAGGAGTACCGCCGCGAGGTGACGCCCTACGAGCGCCGCAAGTACCTCGGCGCCCTCTGA
- a CDS encoding NAD+ synthase — MTATLRLALAQVNPTVGDLAGNAALVREWSARAAENGAHLVAFPEMMLTGYPVEDLVFRQSFVDASRQAVERLAADLAADGLGELAVVVGYLDADGPARLGSDSASAVGPRDSLALLHRGAVAARYDKHHLPNYGVFDEDRYFVPGDTLTVVRLQWADGAQADVALTICEDIWQAGGPFAVAAAARVGLVVNINGSPYELDKDDVRLPLVARRAAEAGAPVAYVNMIGGQDELVFDGDSMIVASDGTLLARGPQFDAALLVHDLQLPEADPDAPTGDLGAMKVARHLLRTSWGAPVGPPADAGIAARLADEAEVWQALVLGLRDYVRKNGAKSILLGLSGGIDSSVVAAIAVDALGAEHVVGVSMPSGHSSQHSRDDAAEMAQLTGLDYRVEPIQHMVDGFLSNLNLSGLAVENLQARVRAVILMALSNQEGHLVLTTGNKSELAVGYSTLYGDSVGAFNPLKDVPKTLVWKLARWRNTVTPVIPVSSIEKPPSAELRPGQLDTDSLPPYDQLDAIVAGYVDGDQGRDELVAAGHDPALVDRILRLIDGAEYKRRQSAPGTKISFKSFGRDRRLPITNRWRESR, encoded by the coding sequence ATGACCGCCACGCTGCGTCTCGCTCTCGCCCAGGTCAACCCCACGGTCGGCGACCTCGCCGGCAACGCCGCGCTGGTGCGCGAGTGGTCCGCCCGCGCCGCCGAGAACGGCGCCCACCTGGTGGCCTTCCCCGAGATGATGCTGACCGGCTACCCCGTCGAGGACCTGGTGTTCCGGCAGTCGTTCGTCGACGCCTCCCGCCAGGCGGTGGAGCGGCTCGCCGCCGACCTGGCCGCCGACGGCCTGGGCGAGCTGGCGGTGGTCGTCGGCTACCTCGACGCCGACGGACCGGCCCGGCTCGGCTCCGACAGCGCCTCGGCCGTCGGCCCGCGCGACTCGCTGGCGCTGCTGCACCGGGGCGCGGTCGCGGCCCGCTACGACAAGCACCACCTGCCCAACTACGGCGTCTTCGACGAGGACCGCTACTTCGTGCCCGGCGACACGCTGACCGTGGTGCGGCTCCAGTGGGCCGACGGCGCCCAGGCCGACGTCGCGCTGACCATCTGCGAGGACATCTGGCAGGCGGGCGGCCCGTTCGCGGTCGCGGCCGCGGCCCGGGTCGGGCTGGTCGTCAACATCAACGGCTCGCCGTACGAGCTGGACAAGGACGATGTGCGGCTGCCGCTGGTGGCCCGCCGCGCCGCCGAGGCCGGCGCGCCCGTGGCGTACGTCAACATGATCGGCGGCCAGGACGAGCTGGTCTTCGACGGCGACTCCATGATCGTCGCCTCGGACGGGACGCTGCTGGCCCGGGGGCCCCAGTTCGACGCCGCGCTGCTCGTGCACGACCTCCAGCTGCCCGAGGCCGACCCGGACGCCCCCACCGGCGACCTGGGTGCCATGAAGGTGGCCCGGCACCTGCTGCGCACCTCGTGGGGCGCCCCGGTCGGCCCGCCCGCCGACGCGGGCATCGCCGCCCGCCTGGCCGACGAGGCCGAGGTGTGGCAGGCGCTCGTGCTCGGCCTGCGCGACTACGTACGCAAGAACGGCGCGAAGTCGATCCTGCTCGGCCTGTCCGGCGGCATCGACTCCTCGGTCGTGGCCGCGATCGCGGTCGACGCGCTCGGCGCCGAGCACGTCGTCGGCGTCTCGATGCCCAGCGGCCACTCCTCGCAGCACTCGCGCGACGACGCCGCCGAGATGGCGCAGCTCACCGGCCTGGACTACCGGGTCGAGCCGATCCAGCACATGGTCGACGGCTTCCTGTCCAACCTGAACCTGTCCGGCCTGGCCGTGGAGAACCTCCAGGCCCGCGTCCGCGCGGTGATCCTGATGGCGCTGTCCAACCAGGAAGGGCACCTGGTGCTCACCACCGGCAACAAGAGCGAGCTCGCCGTCGGCTACTCGACCCTCTACGGGGACTCGGTCGGCGCGTTCAACCCGCTCAAGGACGTGCCGAAGACCCTGGTCTGGAAGCTCGCCCGCTGGCGCAACACGGTCACGCCGGTGATCCCGGTCAGCTCGATCGAGAAGCCGCCCAGCGCCGAGCTGCGCCCCGGCCAGCTCGACACCGACTCGCTGCCGCCGTATGACCAGCTCGACGCGATCGTCGCCGGGTACGTCGACGGCGACCAGGGCCGCGACGAGCTCGTCGCGGCCGGGCACGACCCCGCCCTGGTCGACCGGATCCTCCGGCTGATCGACGGGGCGGAGTACAAGCGGCGCCAGTCCGCGCCCGGTACGAAGATCTCGTTCAAGTCGTTCGGGCGGGACCGGCGGCTGCCGATCACCAACCGCTGGCGCGAATCCCGCTAG
- the panB gene encoding 3-methyl-2-oxobutanoate hydroxymethyltransferase → MSDSVGSLYGAKAGSRVRARHLQLAKERGEKWAMLTSYDQYTAQIFDEAGIPVLLVGDSAANNVYGYPTTLQVTVDEMIPLARAVVGATRRALVVTDLPFGSYEESPAQALRTSVRLMKETGCHAVKLEGFRPEQIAAITGAGIPVMAHLGFTPQSEHQLGGYRVQGRGDDAAAVLLAQSRAVAEAGAFSVVLEMVPGDVAKQVTAEVPIPTVGIGAGPDTDAQVLVWQDMAGMRPASAGPMPRFVKKYAELHNVLSEAATAFAADVREGAFPSAEHTF, encoded by the coding sequence ATGTCTGACAGTGTGGGGTCCCTGTACGGGGCCAAGGCCGGCAGCCGGGTACGCGCCCGGCACCTGCAACTGGCCAAGGAGCGCGGCGAGAAGTGGGCCATGCTCACCTCGTACGACCAGTACACCGCCCAGATCTTCGACGAGGCGGGCATCCCGGTGCTGCTCGTCGGCGACTCGGCGGCCAACAACGTGTACGGCTACCCCACCACCCTCCAGGTGACCGTCGACGAGATGATCCCGCTGGCCCGCGCCGTCGTCGGGGCCACCAGGCGGGCACTGGTCGTGACCGACCTGCCGTTCGGCTCGTACGAGGAGAGCCCCGCGCAGGCGCTGCGCACCTCGGTGCGCCTCATGAAGGAGACCGGCTGCCACGCCGTCAAGCTCGAAGGCTTCCGGCCCGAGCAGATCGCCGCGATCACCGGGGCGGGCATCCCGGTCATGGCCCACCTCGGCTTCACCCCGCAGTCGGAGCACCAGCTCGGCGGGTACCGGGTGCAGGGCCGTGGTGACGACGCGGCCGCCGTGCTGCTGGCGCAGTCGCGGGCCGTCGCCGAGGCGGGGGCGTTCTCGGTGGTGCTGGAGATGGTGCCCGGCGACGTCGCCAAGCAGGTGACCGCCGAGGTGCCGATCCCGACCGTGGGCATCGGCGCCGGGCCGGACACCGACGCGCAGGTGCTGGTGTGGCAGGACATGGCCGGGATGCGGCCGGCCAGCGCCGGGCCGATGCCCCGGTTCGTCAAGAAGTACGCCGAACTGCACAACGTGCTGAGCGAGGCGGCGACGGCGTTCGCGGCCGACGTCCGCGAGGGCGCCTTCCCCTCGGCCGAACACACCTTCTGA
- the npdG gene encoding NADPH-dependent F420 reductase yields MALDLASLPDVSALTVGILGGTGDQGRGLAYRLALAGQHVLIGSRSAERAAAAAGELASTGRVEGGANAEIASRSDVLIVAVPYAGHAELLAELEPLLVDKIIVDCVNPLGFDKQGPYALPIEEGSAAQQAEKLLPRSRVTAAFHHVSAELLADPSVQSVELDVLVLGDDRDAVAVVQALAGRIAGMRGVHAGRLRNAGQIEAFTANLIAINKRYKAHAGIRVTDL; encoded by the coding sequence ATGGCACTGGATCTCGCTTCCCTTCCCGACGTCAGCGCGCTGACGGTCGGCATCCTCGGCGGCACCGGCGATCAGGGCCGCGGCCTGGCGTACCGGCTGGCGCTGGCCGGGCAGCACGTGCTCATCGGTTCACGCAGCGCCGAGCGCGCCGCGGCTGCCGCGGGCGAGCTCGCCTCCACGGGCCGGGTCGAGGGCGGTGCGAACGCCGAGATCGCGAGCCGGTCGGACGTGCTCATCGTGGCGGTGCCGTACGCGGGGCACGCCGAGCTGCTGGCCGAGCTGGAGCCCCTGCTCGTCGACAAGATCATTGTCGACTGCGTGAACCCGCTCGGCTTCGACAAGCAGGGGCCGTACGCGCTGCCGATTGAGGAGGGCAGCGCCGCGCAGCAGGCGGAGAAGCTGCTGCCGCGCTCGCGGGTGACGGCCGCGTTCCACCACGTCAGCGCGGAGCTGCTGGCCGACCCGTCGGTGCAGTCGGTCGAGCTGGACGTGCTGGTGCTCGGCGACGACCGGGACGCGGTCGCGGTGGTGCAGGCGCTGGCGGGGCGGATCGCGGGGATGCGCGGGGTGCACGCGGGGCGGCTGCGCAACGCGGGGCAGATCGAGGCGTTCACGGCGAACCTGATCGCCATCAACAAGCGGTACAAGGCCCACGCAGGCATCCGCGTGACGGACCTCTGA